In Rhodothermales bacterium, the genomic stretch CGCTGCCTGTCGCAGGCTGACATGTTCGCGGAGGAATAACGCAGCGAGGAGCGCGACGAACACGGGGTGCGTGAAGTGGATGACGGTCACGTCCGCAAGCGGGAGGCGCGCGATTGCGTAAAAGAAGCACAACAGAGCCATGAAACCGCTGATGCTTCGGACTAGCAGGAGGCCCTTGCGGTTGCCCCACGGGCTGATTCCGTGGTGGCGAAGCATCCCTAGTGTCAGAACGACGGAGATGACACTTCGAAAGAACACGACCTCGGCGCTTGGTATCCGTGTCCCGATCATCTTCACGAACACGGTCATTAGTGAGAAGAACAGCGCGGCCGACGCCATGTAGCGAAGGCCAATCGGGATGTGCAGTCGCGACGGGATTCGAGTCAACGGGATGTCAGGACGTGTCGGGACGGGACGGGCCAGGTACCGGCGGATGCTGTGGATCAACCATCAAGATAGGGGAGGCCGCCGAATTCGCAGACGCGATGACAGTCTGATAAAGCCTCTGAGTGAAATTGACAGAATCCTTCAAAACAAAGCGTGTTCGGAAGTGGTATTATTGGTCTCCGCTTGTTTGAGCGGCAAATAGGCCTGTAGCTCAGTTGGCAGAGCAGCTGACTCTTAATCAGCGGGTCCAGGGTTCGAGTCCCTGCAGGCCTACGATGAAAGCGCCCCAGGATAGACCATTTTGTTTGTTCTGGGGCGTTTGTGGCAGGCGACAGTTTTCTCGTCATGTGCTCGTCTGTACGCGACTGTGAAGCTCTGTGCGTAAGTCCCTGAAGGTCTCGACGGTTGGGCGCGCAGCCCGCTCGGTAGCCGCTTTAATGAAACTCCGGGGTTCGCACTAATGCATCGTCGTTCGTTTCACCTCAGTTCACCCTTAGCTGTGCTCTGGCCTGGGAATGAACGGTAACGCTCTCTAATGCACCTGACCAACGGGTTCAGCCGATATCCACCGTCGTTGAATCGTTCGACGCCTCGTCGAGTACCTCGACTCCGAGCGACGCGAGTCTGCCCGCGACATTCAGCCTGAGTTCCTCGGCAAGTCCCTCCGTGTCGAGTACGAAGCGGTAGTCCGCGACCGCCTTCTCCGTCTCGCCGACCCACTCATAGACACCTCCTCGATCGATCCGGTGAATCATCTGCTCGGGCTCAAGCTCGACACGTGCCGTAAGATCGGCGATCGCTTCGTCGTAGCGCTCAAGTTTGAATAGTGCGATGGATCGCCAGGTCAGCGCACGAGCGATATCTCCCGCTTCAAACTCGTACCGCTCGATCACTCTGGTGAAATCAGGCAAGGCGTCCTCGAGTCGGTCAAGGGTGATCAGGCATACGCCGCGAAAGAAATAGGCCCACGTCAGCGTAGAGTCCA encodes the following:
- a CDS encoding DMT family transporter: MTRIPSRLHIPIGLRYMASAALFFSLMTVFVKMIGTRIPSAEVVFFRSVISVVLTLGMLRHHGISPWGNRKGLLLVRSISGFMALLCFFYAIARLPLADVTVIHFTHPVFVALLAALFLREHVSLRQAASLFISITGVLVITRPSFLTRSAVGMLPPLVVGVAIVGAILASVAYVLVRKLRESEDPLVVVLWFPLISVPAAVPIMWSNAVWPTPREWLLLAGVGITTQIAQVYL
- a CDS encoding tetratricopeptide repeat protein; protein product: MTIRNRRIPGLAFLSLVIVMAGCLDAAEEAEVDYALGNDALANVDFKRALLHYDEAIRQNPAHAGAHLKRGQIRWQGNQYEQALPDLSQAIELDSTLTWAYFFRGVCLITLDRLEDALPDFTRVIERYEFEAGDIARALTWRSIALFKLERYDEAIADLTARVELEPEQMIHRIDRGGVYEWVGETEKAVADYRFVLDTEGLAEELRLNVAGRLASLGVEVLDEASNDSTTVDIG